One Skermanella sp. TT6 genomic window, CGGAGCCGACGCGCCGCCCGGGGAGCACCGGATCGTGCGCTGCGCCGGACCGTCCCGGATCCCGCCGGGCTTCGATCCCGACGTGGTGGTGTTCGCCGTCAAGCCGCAGGTGATGGACGAGGTGGTTCCCGCCTACGCCGCCTTCGCCCGTCCGGGCACGGTGTTCCTGTCGATCGCCGCCGGCAAGCCCATCGGCTACTTCGCCGGGCGCCTGGGCGCGGAGGCGGCCATCGTCCGCGCCATGCCGAACACCCCGGCCGCGGTCGGCCGCGGCATGACCGTCGCCGTTCCCAGCGCCGCGGTCACCGAGGAACAGCGCCGCCTGTGCGACACGCTGCTGGGCGCGGTCGGGCAGGTCGCCTGGGTCGAGGACGAGGGGCTGCTGGACGCCGTCACGGCGGTATCGGGCGGCGGCCCCGCCTATGTCTTCCTGCTGATCGAGACGCTGGCGAAAGCCGGCGTGGCCGCCGGCCTTCCGGAAGACCTGTCGATGCGGATCGCCCGGGCCAC contains:
- the proC gene encoding pyrroline-5-carboxylate reductase: MGCSLLLVGCGKMGGAMLDGWFGARTVDDVVVVEPQGAFGADAPPGEHRIVRCAGPSRIPPGFDPDVVVFAVKPQVMDEVVPAYAAFARPGTVFLSIAAGKPIGYFAGRLGAEAAIVRAMPNTPAAVGRGMTVAVPSAAVTEEQRRLCDTLLGAVGQVAWVEDEGLLDAVTAVSGGGPAYVFLLIETLAKAGVAAGLPEDLSMRIARATVAGSGELAMRSAEPASVLRRNVTSPNGTTQAALEVLMAGDGIQPLFDRAIAAATARSRQLAG